In Humulus lupulus chromosome 7, drHumLupu1.1, whole genome shotgun sequence, the following are encoded in one genomic region:
- the LOC133790056 gene encoding spermidine hydroxycinnamoyl transferase-like gives MAVRMKGCYLVKPAEPTWNGFQSLSEWDQTGLITHVPSIYLYRPSQKWSTVADITNTLTQSLSRALVHFYPLAGRLRCLPGGRLELNCNAEGVLFTEVEFDSELDALGDLSPSSESCHHLAPVVDYTRPIHELPLLVIQLTRFSCGGIGLGLAISQAVVDGPSAMHFFSEWAGLARGEQLKTTPLLDRKCLRAGDLPLGSPCFNHVEFDSPPILVGQSNCNEERTKETTVAMLRVTKEQLKKLKRIANDGRDSKTTRPYTRYEMLAGHVWRCACKARKHSKEQATALAISVDVRNRIEPRIPISYLGNASFDVTANSSSEDLVSKPLSFAANKIRETVEKVTNDYIWSSIEYLKNQKDLVKFRDLQYCTFNEGPFSGNPNLSVVSWLRLPLYGLDFGWGNEVCMTHSCDIDGDVFLRSDPSCKDDGSLVVAICLQVQHMDSFKKHFYSDIGRLFDDMDLKGLS, from the coding sequence ATGGCGGTGAGGATGAAGGGATGCTATCTGGTGAAGCCAGCAGAACCAACATGGAATGGCTTCCAATCTCTTTCGGAATGGGATCAAACTGGTCTCATTACTCATGTACCATCTATATACCTTTACCGGCCATCCCAAAAATGGAGTACAGTGGCCGATATCACTAACACCCTTACACAATCGTTGAGTAGAGCTCTTGTTCATTTCTATCCATTGGCTGGTCGCTTGCGGTGCCTCCCAGGAGGTCGTCTCGAGCTCAACTGCAATGCCGAAGGTGTTCTGTTCACCGAAGTCGAGTTCGATTCCGAACTCGATGCCTTGGGTGATTTATCTCCTTCATCAGAGAGTTGTCATCATCTCGCCCCAGTTGTAGATTATACCCGCCCAATTCATGAACTTCCACTTCTGGTAATCCAGCTCACTAGATTCTCTTGTGGCGGCATTGGCCTCGGCTTGGCCATTTCACAGGCAGTTGTTGATGGCCCAAGTGCGATGCATTTTTTCTCTGAGTGGGCTGGTCTTGCTAGAGGCGAACAGTTGAAAACAACACCGCTTCTTGATCGGAAGTGTCTCAGAGCAGGAGATCTCCCACTCGGGTCTCCATGTTTCAACCATGTAGAATTCGATAGCCCACCAATCTTGGTTGGGCAATCGAACTGTAACGAAGAGAGGACAAAGGAAACCACTGTGGCCATGCTAAGAGTCACCAAAGAACAGCTAAAAAAACTCAAGAGGATAGCGAACGATGGTCGAGATAGCAAGACTACTCGTCCCTATACTCGGTACGAGATGTTGGCTGGACACGTCTGGAGATGTGCATGCAAGGCCCGGAAACATAGTAAGGAACAGGCAACGGCTTTAGCCATTAGTGTCGACGTGCGGAATCGAATAGAACCGCGGATACCAATCTCTTACCTTGGTAACGCGTCATTCGATGTTACGGCAAATAGTAGTTCGGAAGACTTGGTGTCCAAACCACTAAGTTTTGCCGCGAACAAAATAAGGGAAACCGTTGAAAAGGTAACAAATGATTACATATGGTCAAGTATTGAGTATCTAAAGAATCAAAAGGACTTGGTAAAATTTAGAGATCTTCAGTATTGTACCTTTAACGAAGGTCCTTTCTCTGGGAACCCTAATCTTAGCGTTGTGAGCTGGTTGAGGCTACCTTTGTACGGTCTTGATTTTGGATGGGGAAACGAAGTCTGCATGACCCATTCCTGTGACATCGATGGAGACGTATTCCTTCGCTCCGATCCTAGTTGCAAGGACGATGGATCATTGGTTGTTGCAATTTGTTTGCAAGTGCAGCACATGGATTCTTTCAAGAAGCACTTTTATAGTGATATAGGGAGACTGTTTGACGATATGGATTTGAAAGGTCTTTCATAG